Genomic window (Fodinibius salicampi):
TGCTTCCCGGGGTATTTTTATTTCTCTGGTGTATGGCATTGTTGATCTGAATAAACAGGAATTCCACTTTGCCAGGGCAGGTCATAATCCTATTTTACGTATGAATACTAAGGAGTCTGTGATAGAAGAGTTACAACCCAGGGGAATTGGTCTCGGGCTATCATTAGGCTCTCCTTTTGACAATCAGATTGAAGAAGTACGCCTGAAGCTTTATGATAATGATGCCTTAGTACTTTATACTGATGGTATTACAGAAGCATTAAATGAAAAAGGAACTTTTTATGGAAGCCATCGATTGCATAATTTGTTGAAAAAGCAATCAGATAAATCTGCCTCAACAATTTTAGATACCGTATCGAACGATATAAAATCTTATATTGGAGAAGCTAAGCAGCATGATGATATGACAATGATTGTTATGAAGCTTAAGAATAAGGAAAGTGGCCTATTGAAGGAATGATACTTGTATGGAGACGATTTGTGATTTTTCTCTTTCTCTGTTTTAGGAGCTTAAGTGTTTTGGGCCAGGATATTGATTGGGTATCACTGCAGGAGGCACAGACTAAAGCTTCTGAAGAAGACAAAAAAGTGCTCATCTTTGCGGAAGCTGAATGATGTGGGTACTGCCAAAAAATGGATGATGAAGTCTTCTCAACACAGGCTGTAACTGTCAGCCTTGGGAAATACTTTAATGGTGTACTTCTCGATATTGAGTCAGTTGCAATCGTTAAGTTTAATGGCGAACGACTTTCCGAAGAATCATTAGCTAAAAAATTTAGAGCATTTCAAACACCTTTGAGGAATATCTAATGGATCACAGTATTGAAATAAAATAGTTATATTTTATAAATACGATACTCCGCTGTTAGTAAGGTTAAACAAAGATATTCGATTTCTGAACGATTAAGAATTATGGTTTTAAGTCAAGCTGTTGAAGATTATTTAAAAGTTATTTACAGAATCGAACTGGAGGGAAATAAGGCAACAACTACCAAAGTTGCCGATGCACTTGAGGTGTCTTCAGCTTCCGCTACCAATATGGTAAAACGTCTATCAAAAATGGGATTGGTGGATTATGAGTCCTATAAAGGGGCATCACTTACCAAGTCTGGTAAGAAAATTGCTCTTGAAATTATACGTCATCACCGATTACTGGAGCTTTATTTGTTGGAAGTAATGGGCTATTCCTGGGATGAGGTGCACGAGGAAGCGGAAAAACTTGAGCATCATATTTCCGAGCAATTTGAAGAAAAGATTGCCCAGTTACTTGATGATCCCACTCACGATCCCCATGGGGATCCCATTCCTACTAAAGACGGTTTAATGCCTGAAATGAAGGCAGATCCCTTGGTAAATGCAGAGACAGATCAGGAGTACATTGTAAATCGTGTGAAGGATCAGAATCCGGATCTGCTCAGATATCTCGAAAAAATAGGATTATTGCCGGGAATTAAGATTAAAATTAAAGAAAAAGGTCCCTTTAAAGGGCCGATTACCATCCTTATTGAAGGGAATGAGAAGGTAATTGGAAACGATGTGGCTCAAAATATTTTAGTTGCGGAGCTTTAATAATATTGAGGGTAATTTGTTTACTTACCTTAGGTGAGTGAGCTGAGGCATAGCATTTAATTTAATAGTAAAAGTACAATCGAATTAATCGGGTTAGAACTCTTTTCTCCGTTTGTTGAAGGCCTCAAAAGAATGCTGCACATACGCATTGGAAGATATATACTTTAATACCGGATGAAGATTGTCAGCTTCAATAAAACCCGGTAACCGGAGAAGATAATCTCCATTTGATGAAAGAAATATAATAGTAGGAACACTTTCAGCTGTTAGTTTTTGGGCTAATCGGAAGGAGGTAAGTTTTTGTCCTTTATATTGGTGCGTGGTTTCATGGTCACCCCGGTTGAGACGGGTTATGATAAAGTGGTCAGATAATTCAGGCGTCAGCCTGGGGTACACTTCCCTCTCCATTTTTTGACACCAACCACACCAGGGTGCCCATACATGGATCAAAATAGGACGGTTGCTTGAATCGGCTATCTCAATCGCTGTCTCAAAAGGCTGCCACTCCACCTCTGCATTACTTTGAGCAGTGGCTGGAAGGTGCCATCCCGCAAGCAGGAGGGCTGCCAGTAAGCATTTGAACCAAAGGTGGGTTTTAGTTGATATCATGACTCTGGTTTATCTCCAAATTGACTATTATTTTTTATTTTATCTGAGATTGAGCCGAGCCCCAAGTGAAAAGGTGCGGCCAACAATGGGACCCCAGGTATAAATGGTATCAAATTCGGAACTAAATGGGGTTGCTGCATCGACCAATGGACTTCCCTGCGTGTAGTTAAATATATTTTCGACTGAGAAATAGGCTTCGATGCCAACTCCGTGCGATCGGTTTACGTTGCTGAATTCTTTTGTCAGTTTAAGATCATGGGTAGAAAAAGTAGGAGACCATCGGTTGCGCCCAAAATTCTCTACATAATTGTCTGGCATTCGCTTGGGACCTACGAGATTGCCAGAGTAGCCGAGAGTCATGTCCCATTTATTCAGCTGGTAAGTCGCCCCAAATGATCCGGTAAAATCCGGGGCATAGGTCAGGGCTTTGCGGATATCACTTTCTTTGGTAAACACGTCCATCAATGTTAGACTTATATCGTAACTGATGGGTAGGTAAGTAAAGTTTTGGTCCAGATTAATAGCAACCCCTTGAGTAACGGAATAGCCGTCCAGGTTTTCATAGACAATTAGGTTAGGGTCCTGATCGTAGTCGGGGATGATTTTGTTGGAAAATCGAGTATAGAATCCGTCTAATCCTATTGTCAATGGATTTGCCCCGAAAGGAATAATATGTTCAATACTAGCAGTAATGCTTTTAGATTTTTCCGGATGTAAATCTTCCCTAAAAACAACTTCTCGCGATCCCGTAAGGGCGGCATGGTCTTCGGTGAATACATTAACAACCCGAAAGCCCGTACCTCCGCTTATTCGTGCGGTTGTATAATTGGTTGGACTGTACTTGACGGAGAGACGAGGAGCTGTTATAAAGCCGTGCTCCGTATGGTGGTCAACACGGAAGCCGCCCAAAAATGTTGCTGCACCGACCGAGAGCTCACCTTGGGCAAAAAGGCCCGGGATAAAGCGACTATTCGTTCCTTCGGAGGTAGCTGGCGTATTATCATTGTAGGTTTGATAACGAAGAGTAGCGCCCGTCAGCAATTGGATTGATTCCGTAATTTTTTGATTCCAGGTAGCCTGCCCATAGAGAATATTTTGCCGGGCTTTATAATGTTCGGTGCCGTAGTAGCTGTCTTGGTCGTGATAGGTAAGCGCTCCGCTAATGCGCAGCTGCTGATCCAATCCCGCAGGATGATAGTCAGTCATTAATTCCGCTCGACGGGTATAGATTGATTCTCCGTAAATCTGATTGGAGCCACGTACTGCATCCGAATAATCTTGCGTGCCGCCTGTACGATTTTCATCATATAATTTGGCAGCAATATTTATTCGTTGTTCCCCATTTTTTCCTTCCAGGGTGCCCTTGCCAAAAATGCCCACCTGGGATCGTTTAGGCATATCATTAAAGCCATCGTCATTGTTATCAAAATAGTGCGCCATGCGGCCAAGATTTCCACTGATAAAACTTTTGAAACGACCAACTTTTGGGGAAGCAGCCAGGTTAATATTTCCCTCCCGTGTGCTTTTTGTATAAATATCAGATGAAAAGGAGGGAGTATTGGCTGGATTTTTGGTAATTATATTAACGACTCCTCCTAAAGCTTGCGTACCGTACAGGGTCGATTGTGGACCTTTAATAACTTCAACCTGGTCAATGATGGATGGACTTATGCCATTTAACCCGTAGACCGAAGCTAAAGCTCCCATAATGGGCATGCCATCGATTAATACCGCTGTATTGGGTCCTTCAACACCGTTGATACGGATGGCATTTGTACCACAAACCCCACAGTTTAGCTGGGTGGAAAGACCGTTAACACTATCGATTAAATCCATAATGTTAGCGCTTGTTTTACCCTGTTCAAGACGTTTGGGAGTGACGACCGCAACTTTTACCGGGGATTCTCTGGTAAAAGTTTTTCGCATAGTCCCGGTGACCACCACTTCACCGAGCTCTTCGGTTGTCGTTTCTAGCGTTATTTCTAACTTTGCTGTTTGGCCGGATTGGATGGATATTTGTTTTTCATATTCAGCATAGCCCACTGCTGAAACAATGAGAGTATATTTTCCGGAAGGAATGTTTTTAATAATGAATTTGCCTTTGTTATCGCTCGAAGTACCTTTTTGGTTTTCCTGGATGGCAATGTTGGCCCCTGCTACAGCTTCTCCTTCACTACTCGTTATTTTTCCTTCGATGATACCTGTATTGGATTGACCCAATGCGGAGCTCAATGAGAAAAGAGTGATAATAAAACATATTATGGCGACACGACTGGGAAAAAACATTTGACCGTTATTTATTTATCCTTAACTAAATTTAATATAAGACTTATATAATATTTAGCCAAGGCTAAATTTAGGGAGTTGCGGGCATATCCTTTAACAGGAAACACTAGAGATTAAATGAAGATAGAGTTGAAGGTTTTATATAATTGGGAAGTCAAATAAAAAAGCCAGGCCCAAGAATACTCAGGCCTGGCTTATTAAGTGCTTGACATAAATAGTCAGGGCAATGTTGTTTCTTTTTCTTTTTTGTTCCTATTAGTACCTGGAAGGGAAGGCTTATAATGCTTTCTATTTTTTAATTCCCGCTTTTTCTGTTCTCGTTTTCGCCAGATGATAAAGCCAGTGATAGATAGGAGCGCCGGGGCTAATCCGAACAGACAGTATAATATTTTGATGATAATGCCTCCCCAGTCTCCAAAATGAAGCGGGTAGGTAAAACTCAGAAGATGTGTAGTAACCGGCTGATTTTGGATAAAGAAAGCATTGCTTTCTGTTCCAGTTTTGGGATCAAATTGTACATAGTTTGAAAATTCATAATGGATGGGTAAGTCTGATTCCATATGTCCATATAGCGTAATCTGGCGATCTGGTTGTGCAGGCATTCGTACGTAAGAAGGATCAAAGCTCGGATAAGATTCTTGGACAGTTTCTATCACTTTGTCCAGAGATGCTTCAATGGCAGGAGGATCAGGAAGGGGAGCGGACCCGTCATCGGATTTGATATGCGTCTGAACAATAATCAACATAATAACTACGCCTGTTATGGCGGTTATCAAGTTGAAGATGAGGGCCCAAACACCGACGGTACGATGCAGCTCTGAGGAGGTAGACTGTAAGTTTCGGAAACGGGGACGTATTTTAAACGTAAGTACTTTTTTTATGGCCTTGCGATAAAACCAAAAACCGGTGATGAGGGAGCATATAAACATCAATCCCGAGATGAGCAGAATAACCTCGCCGATAAAGCCGGAGTGCAGCTGATAGTGGAGCTTAAGCATCCAGTAAGAGAAAGTACTTTCTCTATTAAGATCCCGCAGGATTTCACCCGTCACCGGATGCAGGTACAAATATCGACGGGTATCGGGCCGACGTATCTCGGCTTCAATTGCCCGGTCAGCTTTTTCGGGAATAACGGTCAATCGTACATCCCAGTTGGGATGTTTTTGAATGATCGAAGAGTAGGCGTTGTCGAGAGAAACGGGTAGATCAGAATCCGGCTCGTAGATAACATCGCGCTGGATGAAGTGTTCGATTTCATCGTCAAAAACCAGTATAGAACCGGTTAAGCCCATGATAAGAATGAAGATGCCAGCTATTAGGCCGAGCCACTTATGGATAGAAAGAAGAAATCGTTTGTCCATAGAATAAAACTGTCGAACTTAAAAAAGGTTCGGCAGCTTACCGCAAGTATCTTTAAAGATTTACCGTCAGTGTTGCATTCAGCCTGGCACCCGGACCTTTTGCATAGCCTGTACTAAAGGCAGCACCGGCCCACTGAGAAATAGCGGGATAATAGTCTGTATTCAGCAAATTGTCAACGGCAAGGCTGAAGGATCCGAATGGGAGTTCATAGCTTGAGATCAGATCAAATACCGTATAAGAATTTACTTTATTCTTGTAGGCGGGGAAACTCCCGTTTTCAAGTCGTTCAAATCGATTGCGTTCCGCGGAATGAATCATGCTGATTCGGGTGCTTAGTTTCGAAGTGAATTGATATTCAGTATAAGCAGTAAATTTGGGAGGCGAAATACGACTGTTGACAAGGAACTCATCAACCGGATCGGTGTAACTACCATTATCATTGTTATCGGTGCGACCCTCGGTGAAGGTATAGGAAGCTCCAATTCCCAGCTTGTTAGTGGGACGTGCATGAGCGCTCACTTCAACTCCGTATACGATTTCCGGAGATCGTACGATACCGAGGTTTCCGTTTTCATCTTCTTGATAGGAGGCACCGAGATCGGAGCTGCTCACAAAGCCGGAAATAGAGCCCCGGAAGATATCAAATGAGCTATTTACGCCAAGTTCGTAGTTCTGTATGATTACTGGTTCCGGATCAATTCTTTGAACCGTCGTTGACTCCGTCGCACTTCGCAGGGTACGCCCCAGGTCGGCCACAGAAAATCCCTGAGAAATACTCACAAACGGGTTAAATGTGCTGAATTTTTTAAAGCTGAGCCCAAGGTTATAGGTTAGTGCACTGTAGTCAAGCGAACCGCCCTCTATATCTACGCCACCGCTGTAGCTGCCATCCGGATTCACCATTTCAGCAGTCGTGTAATCCGGAACGTCTATATTTAATGCCTCGAACCGCATGCCACCCTTGAATACCCAATGGTCGTAGAAGGTTGTCTTAAGCTGTGCGTAGGGAGCATAGCTGGCCATAGTCATTTCAGGGGTCACCGTTCGGCCGTCGAGCAGGGCTTGCTGGGTCTTATCACTGAGCAGATCAACACCATAGACAACAGAACCCTGAACTTGATCGGAAAGAGTGAAAGGGGATTTGAAGTTAAAGCGAATCCCATATTTTTCCGACTGTAGATAGCTTTGCCCACCATCCCGGTATCCATCATAATAACCGAACAGGGTTTCATAGTCCTGCAGGTAAGCGGTGGCATCCAGCGAGGTGCTGCCCAATATATCCAGCCAGCGGTAATTCAGTCGCGCATTATGATTCCCGCGGGTGCCCTGTGGTTCTCCACGTACTTCGCCCTTCTCTGCGGTCGCTTTCTGTTCGGGATAAGTGCCGGCAACGGTCACATAATCTGTTTCCTGATCGTTAGAATAAAAGTTATACATGGCTTCTATATGATGTTTAGGGGCAATGTCGTAACCGATCTGACCATGCAGATTATAGACCGAAGCTTCGGACAATCCCCCTTGTCCCTGTGGATTAGTGGGAATGATATCGCCCTGGGCATCTTTAAATAATCCTTTTTGTTCGAGTGAACCACTCAGGTTGTAGCTTATACCGTTACTGTATCCGCTAAAATATTGAGAGAACCGGTAGCCAAGACTGTTATCAGGAGAAGCCAATGATACATTGGAGCCGATTTTAGAGGTCGAGCTAAATCCCTCTGTCCGGGGAAGTTCGGTGATATAGTTAATTAGTCCCCCTGTAGCACCATTTCCATAAATGGCCGTCGCTCCCTTAATGATTTCAATACGGTTAATCGCCCCGGCATCGATCGTTTGCAGGTCGCGACTCACCGCACGCAGCGGGGTGGACTGTGGGATCCCGTCAATCAGCACAAGATAATCACGGCCTCGGAGATTTTGTCCCCAGTTACTGGACGATTCTGTACTTTGTGAGAAGCCTGGAACCTCCCTGGCTAACATGTCATTGAGATCAGAATTGATCGTCATTCCTTTATCGATTTGCCGAGAGTTGATTATACTTATAGAAGCCGGAACTTCATCAATCGTTTCAGCACTACGGATTGCAGAAACGATAACCTCATTCATACCAAGGATATCCTTTTCGAGCTTAATAGCAATATTTCTGGTGACACCTTCCTGAATGGTTATCTTGCGCTCTACTTTTTGATAACCGATTCCCGATACCTGGATGGTATGCGTTCCAGCGGGGATGCGCTCAATCGTAAAAAATCCGTCAGCATTGGTTGCCCCGCCAAGGGTAGTGCCTTCAATACCGATATTAATACCAGGCAGTGTTGCCCCGCTTTCGGATTCCGTAACGGTACCCTCAAGTTGGCCGTGCTGGGCAAGGACAACCGTTGACAGACTCAAAAAGATTCCGGCTGCAAAAAGTAACTTATGGGTAATACTTGTGATGATGTTCATAATCTGATAGATATTTAAGAGTCTAAGTTTATTAGATCTTTTAATTCAGTATAAATGCCAGATTTCCCATCTATTTAAATCAATTATAAATAGGGGGGGCAATATTATGTAGATTTGATCTAAATAACAATCCTGAATCTAAAGTTTCTCTTTGTTTTGAGATTGCTGAGCAAAGGTTTTTTCTACCGACTGCCGGAGGAAATCAGTAATTAGTGAATCGGGCAGCAGGGTTTTGCCGCTCCATTTGAAATCGAGGTCCTCAAGCCGATCGGCTACCGCCTGTTCACGTCCCCCGGAAGAGAGAAATAGCGGTACGACAATGACATCGCCAAACTGACCGGCCTGTCGAACGAGGGCCCGCAGGTTTGCTTTGGCTTGGTTGAAAATTTCATCAGAAGCATCATCACGTACCGTAGTAGCAAAAATCTGTTTGTAAGGGGACCCTTGCTCTTTTTGGAGGGATTGAATTTTGTGAGACAGGCTCTCCATTGTTTCTATCCATTTTTTGTTGTCGCCCTCGGCATTAGGTCCGTGAGCGACCAGCAGCACTGTTTCATTGGCGGGATTGGAGCTGAGTTCTTGAATTCGCTTATTAAGTATTTCGGCTACTACAGGATGATCATCCAACGGCGGAGCTAGCGTAATTTCTGTTCCAATGGGAATTGGCTGCAGGTTTTCCGGCATATAGAATCCATGGTCGCCGGAGGAATGCTCAGCTGAATCCTGTTTGATGCCATGCATCTCTTTATATTCATCGATGTGATGCATCAGCGGCATCGGTCGTTCGGGCAGGGAGTCGTGCTTGCCCAGCAGATACCGGTTCTGGCGGATAATCGGGCTGTAGCTGGAGATAAAGAGCTGCACTACAGCAATTCTGGAAACATTCTGTTCCTCCAGCTTTTTGATGCCGTTATGCATCGTCACGTAGTTGGCCATCCCGAAGGCCACTTCTACTTTGTGTTCTTTTTTAAGCGGTTCTGTGGCTTCTATAACGGTTTTATTCCATTCTTCGCTGCCTCCGTGGGCCAGGACAAGAACGCCCGTATCCTGGGAAGACACGGCAGAAACATGGAAAAAGAGTAACAGTGCAAGGAAGAAGAAATATCGGTTGTAGTTAGTCATGGTTATACGTTTTAAGGATTGTACTTAGTTTTTTATTAGGCCGTCCCTTTGCCGGCAGGGAGAGCAAGGGTAGAAACCCTCCCTGCGGCAAAAAAGACGGACAATAGGACAGGAAGGCCCTATTGCAGCTCTCTTGATCCATGTAACTGGATAGCGTATTCGAAGGTGTAATGTCCGGATGGATAATTATCGGGATTGTTGTTGAATTCATCGCCTGAGAGATCGGGATTGCCTTTGTAATAACTCAGGATGTTTATTTTGGCATACTGTGTGCCGCCAGCTGTTCGAATCACGATAGTTTTTCCTTCAATGGGGGTAACGATATGCGTGGAAGGATTGTAATGATACCATCCGTTGTCAGAGCCTGTAGGAATAGCAAGGTTTGTGGAAGAAGTATCAATCACATATCCTTCGGATGGCGCCATAGCTGTAGCCTCAAATGATTGATCTAAAACAATGGCCCCTCCGTCACCGGGCCCGCTACTTCCGCTATTCGTATAAATGGTTGTTCTGGAAAAAGCGATATCCCACTCCGTGGAAGCAGAATCCTGGACTAAGGTGTTCTCACGAAGGCTGTAGTAGGCAATTTGAGGATTGCCGCGTTCACCTGTTGAGATATCGGTTACAGTATGCGTTTCAAGCTGAGATTCTTCGCCGTTGGATCCGGTGGTATCGTTGCTGCAGGCGGTGAATACAAAAGCAAGAGTCGCAGCTATGAGCGTAAGTGAGTATAGTTTTTTTGTCGTTGGTAGCATGATGTTTTTGATCTGATTGATTTTAGGTTAATAGAGTTGTAGTGAAAGTTGGCCATAGAAAAGTCTTCCGGGTAAATGGGAGAGATCAGCGGGACGCATAAAATCAAAAATATTGTCAATGCCGAGACGTAGCGTGTACCGATCGTTTACGGTTTTGGCAATTGATGCATCCCATACCATATATCCATCTTCATATTCGTCGGGATCTACATAACTATTTCCGTTTGCATCGATGCGACCGTATTTCCCGTGCCAGTTGCCCCGGATGTTGGCATCGATATTCAAGGCCTCCCAGAAATAATACATTTTGATATTTGCGGAATGTTTTGATCGGTTAAACATCGGCTCGTAGGAGCTGAATTCTTTTTCAATGACTTCTCCATCCTCATCCTGTACGGTTTGGGTCTCTTCAACTTTGCGGCGCGCATCCAGCAGCTGGTAGCTTGCAGATATCTCAAACTGGTCAGACAGCTCCCAGCGGAGCTGCGTTTCTACACCCTGGGTATATATTTCTTCGAGGTTGAAATAGGTGTATACTGACTGTCCATTATTTTTGGTGGCCACCGGAGCTGATTCGATAAGGTTACTGACATCGTTATAAAAAAGATTGACCCGCAGTTCCATATTGTTTGTGGAGAAGAGATCAAAACCGGTATTGTAAGCCCACGACTGCTCGGCCTGGATTTTGCTAAGCTGGTCGAGTGGAATTAAAATTTGTTCAATTTGTCCCTGATTCTGCAGTTCTTCAATTCGCCCTTTTGCATTACTGGATCCGACCACGGTATATCCGACAGTGGGATTGGTAAAGTTCAGAAACAGTTGCCGAAAATCGGGTGCTTTAAAGCCACTGCCCAACGATGCACGAAGGTGTATCCAACTGAACAGTTTGTGGCGAGCCGAAAGCTTGGGACTCAGCTGCGAGGCATATTCACTGTGACTGTCATAACGGAGTCCGCCAATAAAATCCAATTTTCCTGAGGGTGTCCACTCGTGCTGAGCAAATAGAAAATAGCTGTCGAAAGTCGGATCATCGGAATAACGTTGGGCTTTCAGTTGCTCATGCTTAAATCCACTGCCTATGGTAGAAATATGCTCGGTATTCCATCGCTTGGTAAGCTGGAGTTCCGATTTGTTGTAGCTCTGATCGAATGTGGAATGCTCATAAAGACTGTCTCCCTGCTGGTAGTGATAGCGCTTGTTGGTGCGGTAGCGTGTGTAGTAGTGGGATAGTTCCGCACTGAGTCCGGCTCCCAATTCGACATGTAGCGATGGCGCCAAGCTATAATCTTCCTGGAGGGCCTCGCCGTTGAGAAGTGTAGGGTTTTCAGAGGATCCCAGGTAATCGGTACTGGACTGATTTTCACGATAATACCTTCCCCTGTACTCAACTTTTATTGCGTCCGAAAGAGGAACAGTCGTTTGATAGGAAGCCGTGTAGTTATAGTACTCCGGGACGGTCTGGGAAATGGCATCCGGACGGAGGCGGTATCCTTTCGAGCTGTTACGATTCAGGAACAGATTATTTTTCCAGCCGTTTTTTTTAGCGGAAAGGTCAATACCAATATCTCCGGTCTGATTACTGCCGTACCGCGAATTGACGTCCAGTTCGAAGGGGCGACTTCCTTTTTCGGTTATGACATTTATGACCCCGGCCAGAGCATCGCTCCCCCACAGGGCCGAAGAGGGACCCTTGATCATCTCTACCTGCTGTACATTACCTACCGAGATCCGATCCAGGTTGAGCGTGCCAGCCGTTCGGCCGATGAGCGGCTGACCATCAATCATTATTTTGGTGTAATCGGAGGCAAATCCCTGCACTTGGATGCCGGTTCCGTGGTCGGAGGTAAGCGTTAGCCCCGTCTGTTCGGCCAGGATTTCGCTGAGCCGGGTGCTTCCGGACGTTTGAATCTCTTGGTCGGAAATGACGGTTACCGGCTCTGGGACATCCTCGATATCCCGGCGGCTTCGGGTGGCTGTCACTACAACGGAGGGCGATCTATACCGCTTTTGCCTGAGTTTAAAAGTGAGCGTATCTCTTGATGAATGGTCAATTTCAATAGTTTGGTGTAGGGTCCGGTAGCCGATATGGCTGATTTCCAAGTTGTATGTCCCAGCCGGAAGTTGCTGAGTAAAAGCAAACTCACCATTGCTATTTGTAACCGTATGCACTGAGTGATCCTGAATGGTCAGGTGAGCCTGTGCCAGCGGTTCTCCTTGTTGAGTGAGTACTTTGCCCCGTACGGTAGTACTGTTTTGAGCTTTGGCTGGAGTTACTATGATTAGTCCCAAGTATAAGAGACAAAGGGATTGGACAATTTTCATTCTTGTTTTAAAACTTGACTTTTATTTAAACCATCTTTAAATAAGCATCAGAATATAATTTAGATTAATTCTAAATAAAAAGAATGTGATCAATCAAATATCAGATTCTGATTTCAATCAAATAGATAAAAGGATTGGTCTTGACTAGAACGAGAATTCTAAAAGTTATATAACTCCTTGATGCGCAATGGATAACAAATATGTTAATCGTTCAAAAATATCAGAGGCTAAATTTCGGGAGCTAGTTAAGCTATTTTCCTTGGATTTAACAGCTACTCAGATAGCTAAGTTATCGGGACTTAATCGAAATACGGTCAATCGGTATATCAAGGGGATAAGGAAACGTCTGGCTGAATACTGTGAAATAACTGGACCGATTTCAGATCGTGTGAAGTCTCTGAGGCAATGGCCAGATGGAGAGTTAAGATATCTTGGAATTATTGAGAAAGAGGGGATAGTTTGTGTCCGGCTTATGGATGCAAATACCAAAATTGGGGATAAAAATGATGTTAGAGATCTCAAATCAAAAGAAATGGATGTGATCATCGATCTAAAAAAAGATCAGAAAATATGGATCGAAGACCGGACCCGGTTACAGAAAAATAATCGTTCTAAAATAAATCGTATCGATGGTTTTTGGGGATATGCAAAATCCCGATTGGAAAAATTTAAGGGCATCCATTCTCATACTTACTTTTTACATCTTAAGGAATCAGAATTTCGATACAATAATAATCAGGACGAGCTGTATCATCTGATCCTGAAGATTATTCGGAAACATCCGCTATTTTAGTCAAGGCCCAAGTCTAATAACAAGGGCAAAAAAATGATTTTCATGACTATCAGAGTCACATATTCGCGAAAAATAAATTGAATTATTGTTTTTTAGATCTATCGTTGAGCTTTCAACTGTGCACATAGGAATCCAGCCCCAAGTTATCTGAAGTAAAAAAACAATTTATTGCCCTTTTGGGCTCCCCTATGATAATGGGTCCAGAGTAGGAACTAATCTTTATTACTATTCCCGACCTTTTAACTCAGAATTAGTTCATTCAGGAGTTATTTTACTAAGTCCATATTAGTGCTATTTTAAGTGACCATTAACCAATTGATTATCTAAGATCTATTGC
Coding sequences:
- a CDS encoding PepSY-associated TM helix domain-containing protein — its product is MDKRFLLSIHKWLGLIAGIFILIMGLTGSILVFDDEIEHFIQRDVIYEPDSDLPVSLDNAYSSIIQKHPNWDVRLTVIPEKADRAIEAEIRRPDTRRYLYLHPVTGEILRDLNRESTFSYWMLKLHYQLHSGFIGEVILLISGLMFICSLITGFWFYRKAIKKVLTFKIRPRFRNLQSTSSELHRTVGVWALIFNLITAITGVVIMLIIVQTHIKSDDGSAPLPDPPAIEASLDKVIETVQESYPSFDPSYVRMPAQPDRQITLYGHMESDLPIHYEFSNYVQFDPKTGTESNAFFIQNQPVTTHLLSFTYPLHFGDWGGIIIKILYCLFGLAPALLSITGFIIWRKREQKKRELKNRKHYKPSLPGTNRNKKEKETTLP
- a CDS encoding TonB-dependent receptor codes for the protein MGQSNTGIIEGKITSSEGEAVAGANIAIQENQKGTSSDNKGKFIIKNIPSGKYTLIVSAVGYAEYEKQISIQSGQTAKLEITLETTTEELGEVVVTGTMRKTFTRESPVKVAVVTPKRLEQGKTSANIMDLIDSVNGLSTQLNCGVCGTNAIRINGVEGPNTAVLIDGMPIMGALASVYGLNGISPSIIDQVEVIKGPQSTLYGTQALGGVVNIITKNPANTPSFSSDIYTKSTREGNINLAASPKVGRFKSFISGNLGRMAHYFDNNDDGFNDMPKRSQVGIFGKGTLEGKNGEQRINIAAKLYDENRTGGTQDYSDAVRGSNQIYGESIYTRRAELMTDYHPAGLDQQLRISGALTYHDQDSYYGTEHYKARQNILYGQATWNQKITESIQLLTGATLRYQTYNDNTPATSEGTNSRFIPGLFAQGELSVGAATFLGGFRVDHHTEHGFITAPRLSVKYSPTNYTTARISGGTGFRVVNVFTEDHAALTGSREVVFREDLHPEKSKSITASIEHIIPFGANPLTIGLDGFYTRFSNKIIPDYDQDPNLIVYENLDGYSVTQGVAINLDQNFTYLPISYDISLTLMDVFTKESDIRKALTYAPDFTGSFGATYQLNKWDMTLGYSGNLVGPKRMPDNYVENFGRNRWSPTFSTHDLKLTKEFSNVNRSHGVGIEAYFSVENIFNYTQGSPLVDAATPFSSEFDTIYTWGPIVGRTFSLGARLNLR
- a CDS encoding thioredoxin family protein, which translates into the protein MISTKTHLWFKCLLAALLLAGWHLPATAQSNAEVEWQPFETAIEIADSSNRPILIHVWAPWCGWCQKMEREVYPRLTPELSDHFIITRLNRGDHETTHQYKGQKLTSFRLAQKLTAESVPTIIFLSSNGDYLLRLPGFIEADNLHPVLKYISSNAYVQHSFEAFNKRRKEF
- a CDS encoding TonB-dependent receptor — its product is MNIITSITHKLLFAAGIFLSLSTVVLAQHGQLEGTVTESESGATLPGINIGIEGTTLGGATNADGFFTIERIPAGTHTIQVSGIGYQKVERKITIQEGVTRNIAIKLEKDILGMNEVIVSAIRSAETIDEVPASISIINSRQIDKGMTINSDLNDMLAREVPGFSQSTESSSNWGQNLRGRDYLVLIDGIPQSTPLRAVSRDLQTIDAGAINRIEIIKGATAIYGNGATGGLINYITELPRTEGFSSTSKIGSNVSLASPDNSLGYRFSQYFSGYSNGISYNLSGSLEQKGLFKDAQGDIIPTNPQGQGGLSEASVYNLHGQIGYDIAPKHHIEAMYNFYSNDQETDYVTVAGTYPEQKATAEKGEVRGEPQGTRGNHNARLNYRWLDILGSTSLDATAYLQDYETLFGYYDGYRDGGQSYLQSEKYGIRFNFKSPFTLSDQVQGSVVYGVDLLSDKTQQALLDGRTVTPEMTMASYAPYAQLKTTFYDHWVFKGGMRFEALNIDVPDYTTAEMVNPDGSYSGGVDIEGGSLDYSALTYNLGLSFKKFSTFNPFVSISQGFSVADLGRTLRSATESTTVQRIDPEPVIIQNYELGVNSSFDIFRGSISGFVSSSDLGASYQEDENGNLGIVRSPEIVYGVEVSAHARPTNKLGIGASYTFTEGRTDNNDNGSYTDPVDEFLVNSRISPPKFTAYTEYQFTSKLSTRISMIHSAERNRFERLENGSFPAYKNKVNSYTVFDLISSYELPFGSFSLAVDNLLNTDYYPAISQWAGAAFSTGYAKGPGARLNATLTVNL
- a CDS encoding metal-dependent transcriptional regulator, coding for MVLSQAVEDYLKVIYRIELEGNKATTTKVADALEVSSASATNMVKRLSKMGLVDYESYKGASLTKSGKKIALEIIRHHRLLELYLLEVMGYSWDEVHEEAEKLEHHISEQFEEKIAQLLDDPTHDPHGDPIPTKDGLMPEMKADPLVNAETDQEYIVNRVKDQNPDLLRYLEKIGLLPGIKIKIKEKGPFKGPITILIEGNEKVIGNDVAQNILVAEL